The bacterium genome includes the window GGAGATTTCCTCGGGCGGCTCGAAACGAAGCGTTTGCAGCTCACCGTTGCGGTCGAAAAAATGCGCATCCCGGACTTCTTCCAGATCGTGGTCTTCCCCCTCGAGCCAGAACAGCGGTAGCACGGGCCGCGCAAGTTCCTTTTCCAGCCGAGCCGCCAGACGCGTCGCGTGATAGGCTTTCAGAAACGTATAGAACGGCCCGCCGAGGTAGCCTACCTGCTGGCCCGTCACCACCATCACCGCTTTGCCCTCTCGCAGAGTGCTCAGCCTTGCCAGCGTGGTTTCGGGCACACCGTAACGTTTCCCGCCTTGCTCCAGGAGATCCGCAAGTTCCCGCCACGGACGCTCTTGCCGCAACGTCTCTTCGGCCGCCTCCCGGCACGCACTGACGCTCATCGGCTCGCGCAGATATAGATCACCAGAGGACTCGCCTGCCGTCACCGCCCGCCACGACCGCGAGAAACCGGGGAGATTCGTGAAAGGTATATGCTGAATCGTTTCGATGATTTCTCGCATTCTTCTTCCCCGCTTAGAATAAGGGGGGACAGAGGGGGGTATCTTTGTATAGGCCGGCTGTCTACCTCTCCTTCTTCGCCAACAAGATCAGCCGTGGCGACCTGTCGTGAAACCGACTGCCGTCGTAGTCGCCCCAGAATTCCATCACCGCAAGTCCAAGCTCGCCTGCAATCTCGGAGAGTTCCTCGCGCTCATACAACCGCACCGACTCGCGGATCGTCCGCGTTCGACCGCCGCGCCGGATCTCAATCTCCTTGACGATTCTCCGCCGCTCCCGATCCAGTTCCCGCCGCTCCCAAACCGTAGCCGTGGGAAGTTCCCGCAGCGTTTCCGACAGAAAACTCGCCCGCAGATAGCTTGGATTAATCACGTCCACCACCAGCACTCCGCCCGGCCCGAGCAGGCGAGCCAGTTCGCGGAATACTGTCCGGTTGTCGGACTCGCTCTCGAAATAGCCGATGCTGGTAAAGACATTGGCCACGAGGTCGAATCCTCCCCTCAGCGGAATGCGGCGCAGATCTCCCCGCACGAGCCATCGCGAGCCCTCCACCTCGGCAGCCTGCTTCAGCATCACCGAAGATAAATCCATCCCTACCACCTTCGCCCCAAGCTCGGCGAATGCCGTGACATGCCGTCCCGCTCCACATGGCATGTCGGCAACCCATGAACCCGGCTTCAAGTTAATCGCCGACCACAGCGCACTGGCAAACCGCTCGGCCTCCGCACGATCCCGATGTGCGTACAGCGCGAGGTAGTCTTCGTCAAACCACCCTTCAAACCACTCGCTTTTTTCGTGGGTCGTCGTTGCCACCGGATTTATCGAAGAATTCAACAACTTACATAATACAAATCCTTGTCCTGATTGTCAATAAACCCGCCCCGGCCAGTCCCTACCCGCCAGCCAATTGCTCTTTTGGCCGATATGCTTATATTACTGATGTATGCGCGCTATCTTCTGGATGATCGCGGCGGTCGTTCTGGCCCTGGCCGCCTATATTGCTTACGAGGCCTGGTGGCCCGAGGGCGAGGGGCGGCTGGTGGTCGTCTCCGAACCCTCCGGAGCCCAAATCTGGCTCGACCTCGAAGCTACCGACTACGTGACCGGCGGCCCTCCGATCCCGCTGGCTCCCGGCCGCCACTCCGTCAAGGTCAAGCTGGATACGCTGGAATCCATTCCCATTGCCCACGTGGTGGACATTCGCGCCGACGCAACCGATACCGTCCGCTTCGTTCTGCACGCCGTCGAGATCAAACGGCCACCCAAGCGTGTCGTCCCGCCGCCCGAGCCCGCCGCCGAGCAATTGGCCGAAGCGGCTCCCGAAAAGCCCAAACGGGAAATTCCCGAGATTCCCACCGCCGACGAACTCCGCCGCCGCGCTCAGCAGAAGGACACTGTGGCCGCCGTCCCCAGGAAAATCGTGGAAGCGACGCCCCGTACCGATACGCTTCCCCCGTCTCCGGTTGAGCGCAAGCCGACCAGCGGCCTTGTGGAAGTCTCCAGCTCGCTTCTGGAAGCCCGCATCATCGTGGATGACAAGCTCCGCCGGGAGGTCACCCCCGCCGAACTCGAACTTCCCCACGGGATCCACACCATCCGCGTCGAGATGCCGGGCTACGAACCCCGTCCCACGCAGGCCGACGTCAAAATCACCGCCGACGCGACCAAACAATTCGTCTTCTTCGATCTTGTCGAGAAAGACACCGTCAAAAAGGAAATCCGCATTAAAACGACTCCTGTCGCCGGGATCATTCTCGTGGACAGCGTGCGAGTCGGCACGGGCGAGGCGGTGGTTCCCCACAATTTCGGCATGGTCGTCGTCTCCTTCGGCCCGGTGGAAGGCTACGTCACTCCCGAGCCGGTCCGCCTCGCGCTCACACCCACCAATCCGACTCCCGAAGTGAACGCCATTTACATCCGTGAATTTCGCGCGATGGTGCAGGTCAATGGGCCTAACGTCGTGGCGACCGACGGAGATATTTCGTGGACGACCGGAGTGTATTTCGAGAAGGACGGAGCTCAGCCCACTTCCGCGCTGGGAGCCAAGATTCGCGAAATCCCCGGCTCCCAGAAATTCGGCTGGGAGCTGGCGATGGGCGATCCCAACCGCAATCCCACCGGCGGCGACTACATCGAGTTCCAGTTCACATTGCCGCCCGACGTGCCGCCCGATTCGCCCCTCAAACTTCGTCTCTGCATCTATCGCTCGCCCCGCCGCTATCCGTTCGCGTTGTCGTCCCAAAGCGAGATCGTGGTCTCGGTCAACGACCGGTTGTTTCTCAACGGGTTCCGCCCCACCCACGCCACCGAAGTCGCCGATATCGAGAGGTTCGAGGAATGGTCGCTCAAGGGAATGCTGGTCGAAGGTAAAAATCGCGTGCGAATCCACGCCGGCGAAGGCAATACCGTATATAGCTATCTCTGGAAATTGGAGGTTCGGTGAAGCAAGTTCCCTCTACCGCAGCCGCCCGCATCGAAGACTTCCTCGCCCAGCGTCGCATCGCTGTGGTGGGAGTGTCGCGCGATGAAAAGGGCTTCGCGCGGGTGATGTTCCGTGATTTTCTGTCCTACGGCTACGACGTGGTTCCCGTCAATCCGAATGCGGTGACCGTCGAAGATCGCCCGTGCTATCCCAATGTCGCGGCCATCTCGCCTCCGGTGGACGGTGTGTTCGTTCTGACCGCTCCATCCATCGCCGGTCAGATCGTCACCGAGTGCCTGAGCACCGGCGTTCCCCGCGTGTGGGTTCACTTCGCCTCGGGCAGCAAGAAGCTCGATCCTGAACTGATCGAGCGCTGCGAAAAAGGCGGCGTCTCGCTCATTCGCGGCTTCTGTCCCTACATGTTCATTCGTCAGACCAACTGGTTCCACCGCCTGCACGGCTGGTTCGCCAGAA containing:
- a CDS encoding PEGA domain-containing protein gives rise to the protein MRAIFWMIAAVVLALAAYIAYEAWWPEGEGRLVVVSEPSGAQIWLDLEATDYVTGGPPIPLAPGRHSVKVKLDTLESIPIAHVVDIRADATDTVRFVLHAVEIKRPPKRVVPPPEPAAEQLAEAAPEKPKREIPEIPTADELRRRAQQKDTVAAVPRKIVEATPRTDTLPPSPVERKPTSGLVEVSSSLLEARIIVDDKLRREVTPAELELPHGIHTIRVEMPGYEPRPTQADVKITADATKQFVFFDLVEKDTVKKEIRIKTTPVAGIILVDSVRVGTGEAVVPHNFGMVVVSFGPVEGYVTPEPVRLALTPTNPTPEVNAIYIREFRAMVQVNGPNVVATDGDISWTTGVYFEKDGAQPTSALGAKIREIPGSQKFGWELAMGDPNRNPTGGDYIEFQFTLPPDVPPDSPLKLRLCIYRSPRRYPFALSSQSEIVVSVNDRLFLNGFRPTHATEVADIERFEEWSLKGMLVEGKNRVRIHAGEGNTVYSYLWKLEVR
- a CDS encoding class I SAM-dependent methyltransferase, with product MATTTHEKSEWFEGWFDEDYLALYAHRDRAEAERFASALWSAINLKPGSWVADMPCGAGRHVTAFAELGAKVVGMDLSSVMLKQAAEVEGSRWLVRGDLRRIPLRGGFDLVANVFTSIGYFESESDNRTVFRELARLLGPGGVLVVDVINPSYLRASFLSETLRELPTATVWERRELDRERRRIVKEIEIRRGGRTRTIRESVRLYEREELSEIAGELGLAVMEFWGDYDGSRFHDRSPRLILLAKKER
- a CDS encoding CoA-binding protein codes for the protein MKQVPSTAAARIEDFLAQRRIAVVGVSRDEKGFARVMFRDFLSYGYDVVPVNPNAVTVEDRPCYPNVAAISPPVDGVFVLTAPSIAGQIVTECLSTGVPRVWVHFASGSKKLDPELIERCEKGGVSLIRGFCPYMFIRQTNWFHRLHGWFARRSPAYRAGK